The nucleotide window CCATATTCTTTCGTTGATGGACGGGCAGCAAGTCGTGCTGCCACCTCGTTCTGGAGCATCAGTACCGCCAATTCCCATCGGCGGGCCGATTCGACCAGCCTGAACAGGATTTCCGTCGAAATGGAGTAGGGCAGGTTGGCCGCGATCCGGCAGGCGCCACTATCGGCAAAAAATGTCTCCCAGTCGATATCCAGTGCATCGGCCCGGACAATCGAAAGGGCCGGGTTCGGGAGGATTTGAGGGAGCCGTTCAGCCAGCCGGTGGTCTACCTCTACCGTCTTGACCCTCATGCCATGCGCGAGAAGTTCCCGCGTGAGCGCGCCATCTCCGGGACCGATCTCGATGATCGTGGAGCCGGCAGGGAGGTTCTCTGATGCGAGCGCGGCAATCTTGCGGCTGATGTTGCGGTCGATGAGAAAATTCTGGCCGAGTTTTTTTGACGGCCTGAATGTCGTCGCAGCCGGCATGGGCCGATTACCTCCCCGTCCTGGGCTTCTTCCGGGCAGGGATTTCCGACCCGGCGGGGAGAGTGTCGGCAACCGGCCAGCGGGAGCGGGCACTGATGGCCAGGCCGTCGGGTTTTTCTCCCCGTTGGATACGGCCATGGGCGGCACGGGCGATCATTGCCGCATTATCGGTGCAGAAGCTGAGCGGCGGGAAGAAGAACGTCAG belongs to Deltaproteobacteria bacterium and includes:
- the rsmA gene encoding ribosomal RNA small subunit methyltransferase A; its protein translation is MPAATTFRPSKKLGQNFLIDRNISRKIAALASENLPAGSTIIEIGPGDGALTRELLAHGMRVKTVEVDHRLAERLPQILPNPALSIVRADALDIDWETFFADSGACRIAANLPYSISTEILFRLVESARRWELAVLMLQNEVAARLAARPSTKEYGALSVAMQLQCAVKKEFLVPPQAFRPVPKVQSAVVSLRPLPSAVEGHEARQRSRVVRAAFAYRRKTISNSLQRGLGAGSTETAKLLETAGLDPKSRAESHPPAAFIRLDAAWKQLPRQTATADPGSLPRISSESD